In Hemiscyllium ocellatum isolate sHemOce1 chromosome 2, sHemOce1.pat.X.cur, whole genome shotgun sequence, a single window of DNA contains:
- the utp15 gene encoding U3 small nucleolar RNA-associated protein 15 homolog, translating to MSSYKPTVIQTYPKLGNKVTQDTLYWKNYKSPVQIKEFGAVTNINFSPIAPYNYAVTASTRINIYGRYSQEPLKTFSRFNDTAYCGTYRSDGRLLAAGSEDGIVRLFDVAGRAALRQYSGHTKAVQVTAFTVDKYHLMSGSDDYSVRLWDIPSTTELHCFKEHTDYIRCGCTSNLNADLFVTGSYDHTVKVFDARVDKSVITMEHGQPVESVLLFPSGGLLVSAGGRYVKVWDMLKGGQLLVSLRNHHKTVTCLCLSSSGQRLLSGSLDRHVKIYSTSTYKVVHSLDYAAAILSLALAPENEAIVVGMTNSVLNIRHRKHNENKQEKKKKGPSYRFFIKGKDYKPKKGDLFVSKPVKFHLKKYDKLLKSFQVSLALDAVLETNVRVKTPEITTGVMQELNRRGVLQNALAGRDEKQLSVLLSFLIRNVVDPRFTAVLVHVAEIVVDIYSSVIGESPLVDNQFLKLQDLIEKEIDYQEELLEVLGMMDTIFATMTTKKDAVVSRNQNCALIAGPEEEPMVLA from the exons atgtcGTCTTACAAACCAACCGTTATTCAGACCTATCCAAAACTTGGCAACAAGGTCACACAGGACACGTTATACTGGAAAAATTATAAG AGTCCTGTTCAAATAAAAGAGTTTGGTGCTGTGACGAACATAAATTTTTCTCCAATTGCTCCCTACAATTATGCAGTAACTGCTTCTACAAGG ATCAACATATATGGTCGATATTCTCAAGAACCCTTAAAAACATTTTCCCGATTTAACGACACAGCATATTGTGGTACATACAGAAGTGATGGAAGGCTGCTTGCTGCAGGCAGTGAGGATGGTATTGTTCGCCTCTTTGATGTTGCTGGCCGAGCAGCCCTTAGACAATACAGTGGCCACACTAA AGCAGTTCAAGTCACTGCATTCACCGTTGACAAATATCATTTGATGTCTGGATCAGATGATTATTCAGTCCGGCTTTGGGATATTCCAAGCACAACAGAACTTCACTGCTTTAAAGAACACACTGATTATATACGATGTGGTTGTACCAGCAATTTGAATGCAGATCTCTTTGTTACAG GTTCGTATGATCATACGGTGAAGGTGTTTGATGCCCGAGTGGATAAAAGTGTAATAACTATGGAACATGGACAGCCAGTAGAGAGTGTGTTGCTTTTTCCATCAGGTGGACTGCTTGTATCAGCAG GTGGGCGGTATGTTAAAGTCTGGGATATGTTGAAAGGAGGACAGCTGCTGGTTTCATTACGAAACCACCACAAGACCGTCACCTGCTTATGTCTAAGTAGCTCAGGACAGAGGCTCCTCTCAGGCTCTCTTGATAG GCATGTGAAAATCTACAGTACATCAACATACAAAGTAGTCCACAGTCTGGATTATGCAGCAGCCATTCTGAGCTTGGCTTTAGCT CCTGAAAATGAAGCCATTGTTGTTGGAATGACTAACAGTGTCTTGAATATTCGTCATCGAAAGCACAATGAAAATAagcaagaaaaaaagaaaaagggacCGTCTTACAGATTTTTCATAAAAGGAAAAGATTACAAGCCAAAAAAG GGTGATCTTTTTGTCAGTAAGCCAGTGAAATTTCACCTGAAGAAGTACGATAAGCTATTGAAAAGTTTCCAAGTTTCTCTTGCACTTGATGCTGTTTTGGAG ACAAATGTCAGGGTAAAGACGCCAGAGATTACCACAGGGGTAATGCAAGAACTTAACCGCCGAGGAGTACTTCAAAATGCACTTGCAGGAAGAGATGAAAAACAGCTCAGCGTTCTCCTTAGCTTCCTTATCAG GAACGTTGTTGATCCAAGGTTTACAGCTGTTCTAGTACATGTTGCAGAGATTGTTGTtg ATATTTATAGTTCTGTGATTGGTGAGTCACCACTGGTTGATAATCAGTTCCTGAAGCTGCAAGACCTCATAGAGAAAGAGATTGATTATCAGGAAGAACTGCTTGAAGTCCTTGGAATGATGGACACAATATTTGCAACAATGACAACTAAAAAGGATGCTGTTGTTTCCAGAAATCAAAACTGTGCCTTAATTGCTGGACCTGAGGAAGAACCAATGGTACTTGCCTGA